ACGAGGACGCGGAGCTCGTGCTGCGCACCGACGGCGGCACGGTGACCTCCGCCGAGGCGGTCGTCTGCTCCTGCCTGCTCGCCCCTGCCTGCCTGCACCGCGCCGCCGCCGTCAGCGCCGCCCCGCTCGCGGCCGCCCAGAGCGATGCCGGGGCCGACGACCAGCCCCCTCCGTTCGCCCAGCCCACGAGCTCAACCAAGACAACGACCTCGACCGGCCCGGACTCGGTCCCGGAAGGCGCCGTCGGCGACGGCACGACGCCCGGCGCAAGCACCGCGGGCAAGACCGCCGAGGATCAGCTCTCCCCCCGCGAGCGCGAGGCCGCGAGCGGACTGTGGCAGGCGGGCGCCGCCGTCCTGGCCGCGGGAACCGGCGGCTCCGGGGCCGTGCTGCAGGCCGAACTGCTGCGTGCCGCCCATGCCGCGGCCCTGGCCGGACTGCACCGGGCCGCCGCCGCGGCGGTCCGCACGACCGCCCTGGTCCGCGGCGCACGGAACGCCGACCCTTCCTTCCGGCTCGCCGACCTGAGCGCCGCCCTGTGCGAGCTCCTCCTGGTGTCCCACGGGCTCGGGGCCGACACCTCCGCCCACGCCCCCGGCGGCGACTCGCTCGCGGCGCTGCGCGGCGTCGCCCGCCAGAGCTACGCCGCCGCGGGCTCGCTCCGTCTGTACGGCCTGTTCACCGAGCCCGTGCTGACGGACACCCATGCCGGTGCCGTCACCTGCCTGGTCGACCGGCACGGCGTCCTCTCCAGCGTCGGCGACGTCCTCCCCCACGACGGCTCACCCGACGCCGCCGCCGCACGCGCCGCCGCGGGCCGGGCCGTCCGGCTCGGCGACACGATGCTCAGCCACGTCCAACTGTCCGGCGGCGGCCTGAGTCTGTCCGGTGCGACCCGGTCCGGAACGGGCCGCCTGGGGGCCGGCCGCGGCGTCCGGGCGATCGGCGCGGCCGGCGTGGGCTGGACGGAGGCACCGCTCGCCGCCCTGTGGGAGAAGCCGCTGCGCGACCAGCTCACCCGCGCGCTCGCGGCGCACTCTCTGCCCAGGACCGAGCGCGCGGTCGGCGCCGACCTGCTCTTCGTCGACCTCACGCTGCTCGGTCCGGCCGACGGGCGGCTCCTGGCCCGGGTGGACGGCACCGCCACCCCCGTGGCGCTCCTGCCCGCCCACCCCGAGCCCGGTCTCGCCTACGCCCGCAATCTCGCGGTGCTGGCCGACCATCCCGGCCTGCGCCTGCGCGCGGTCGGCCGCCTCGCGGCGACCGACCGCCCGGCCCTGCACCTGCTCGCCGCCGAACTCGACGGCCACCGGGTCAACCTCGGCGTCGCACCGCTGCCGCCCCTCCCGGATCCGACGCCTCCGCCCGAGACCGGCCCGTCCGTGGCGCCCGCCTCCGGCGACGCCCCGACCCACCTACTCCTCCGCCGCACCGAACGCGCCCTGGCCTCCGGCCGACGGGCCCTGCACCACGACTCCTCGGCCCCGGCGGACGTCGCTCGCCTGCACCGGGCGGCGCTCCCCACCGCCGCCACCCTTCTCGACGGGCTCCACCGCGCCGCCCGTGACGTCCCCCGCGACGCCTTCGGCCGCAGCCACCCCGACAACCCCGCCCAGTTCGCCCGCACCTGGCTGGCCGCCGTGTCGTATCTCTCCGCCTTCACCACCGCCCGGTGCGTCGATCTCTGGCTCGGAGGCGAGTAGCCGACTCCAACGCTCACGTCCACGCAATCACGAGGCCCGCCTGGCCGGCGTCGAGCAGGTCATGGTGTCTGGTGAGCGCGTGCCCGTGTCCGACCAAGCACGTCGCGACGCGAAGCGCCAGCGGCGCGCCGAGTACTGGGCCGCGCGGTGACCAACGACCTCGACGCTCGCATCCGCGAGCTGATCAGCGACATCAACTTCGAGACCGGCGGCCCCGCGGGCAGCGAGCTGGAAGAGCTCGCCTGCCTGCGCGCCGCCGGCATCGGACAGGAGCCCTCTATGGACCCACCGACCGCCACCCCAGCACCGTCGCCGTCGCGCGCCACTTCACCTACGACCACCTGCCCGAGCGCCTCCGCGCGGTCAACAAGCGCTGCCACGACCTCGCACAGGACATGGTCCAGATACTCCCCGACTGCCCCGAGCTCACCGTCGGGCTGCGGAAGCTCCTGGAGGCGAAGGACGCGTTCGTGCGCACCGCCGTCGAGCACGTCGGCTGATGCGGGTCAGCGTCAGCCACGGCCAACACCACGTCGAGATCCGCATGCACGGCAGCAGCCTGCGTCGCCTGCGCGCAGCCGAGAAGGCTGCAATCCGGCTCCTCGGCGACCCCGCTGACACGCCACCCGACCCCAGCCCTCCGGCCTCAGCCTCGGCGCTGACACCGAGCTCGTACCCAACCCGGACTGACCCACCATCCGAGTCCTGCTCGACGGACACGACGGCTACTGGGCCGCCAGCCGCTTCCAAGGCGGCCAGCCCAAGCAGTGGTCCTGGCCCACCCAGGGCTGAACAGGGCCGAGAGTCCGTCCGGTATGCAGCCCTCGGCTCACGACCAATTGCCCTGCGGCGTAGGCGGAATGTCATCCACGCCCGGTTTGTATGCCCTCGGTATGGCCACTAGGCCAGCCACCTGCACCGATAGGCACTTGTCGCGCCTCAAGGCGCTCTTCGCCTTCCATTTCAGAACGAGGCTCATGCCGGTGACCACCGCTGCCGTGTGAGGCTCGGGAATGAAGGCAGCCGCGATGGAGCCGACGGTTGTCGCGTCTTCGGCGATGGCTTCGGTCTCCCGCTCCGTGAAGAAGATCACCATGTAGCCGCCGCGCGGTGTGGTCCCGTAGTGCGTTTTCGCCACAGGGGCTCCTAGGCCAAAGAGTTGGCGTTTGGACACCATCCGTCACGATGGCGTGAGTCGAAGCGCGTTGGATGCTCTTTCGGTCTGCCCTGGGCGGCATCCGACTATGCCGGGTGCGTTCGTCCGCAGGCAGAAACTGGTTGAGAGCGATGGTGTAGGGGATACCCAGCTCGCGGGAGCGCTCGCGAGCCCGCTTCTGCGCAGTGGTCTTGGGCTTCTTGGTCATGTTGATCCTCTCTGCGGCGTGTGGACGCCTACGGCAAGAGAGGGACGCGGATTCACGGAGTCCGAAGACACTTTCGCTCGGTGAGCGAGTGGCGTACGTGGTTTGCCCAGTTGAAGTGAAGTCACGGGCTCCCGAAGGTGCCTGTTTCGCCTGGCGACCGACGAATGGTGTTCGTGACGAACCGTAAAGTAGCGGCAACTCTGGGTCCAGATTTGTCAAGCCCGCCCAGACGCAACTCGCTCAGGTGGAAGTCTCGCCTCGCATTCCGCCTTCTCTGGGGAGCATGCTCGATCGTCCCAGCTACAGCGTGGCGCATACGGAGTACTTGACGGCACATCGGTAGGCCGGGAGGGTTGAGTGCAACGTCGTGCAACGCCGAGAGGAGATGCAGATGTCGCTCCAGCTGATCGCTGTCGACGAAGAAAGCGGAAAGTCCGGCTCGCCGACCGTCTACGTGGACCAGGAGCACGAGGAGTTCGTACTCCAGGGCTGGCTACCCAGCCCTGCCCTGGTCGCCGACCTCGAAGCCAACCCGGCCCTCGACCACGCGCCCGGCATCCCCGACGGCGAGGGCGTCGTGCGCATCCCCTTCCGCATGGCGGCCGCACTGAGGAAGGCCTGTGATGCAGCCGAACTGGGCTGACCTGATCGGCACCGCCAACGAGCACGCGAGACACCTGGAGCTGCGCGACCGCTACCTGGTACCCGACGAAGAGGTCGAGTTCCAGGCCTGGCGCGGCGACGGGACACTCGACGTCGACCCCGACGGTGACGGCTGGAGCAGATGGACGGGCATCGTTCGATCCGCCCTGAACCGCGGCTGCTCCGTGCAACGTCTGCGGATCGTCTCCGAACCGGTGACCGAGTACACCCGCTGGCTCCACGCCATCACCGCCGCCAACATCGCCGCCGGCGAACAGGTGCGCTGGCTTCCTCGCGCGATGGCCAGGGACCTGCTGATCCCGGCCGAGGACCTCTGGCTCTTCGACGACCACACGGTGGCGTTCAACGAGCTCGACGGGGACGGCAACTCCCACGGCTGGGACCTTCGCACCGATCCGCCGCTCGCCGTCCGCATGTGCGTGGCCTGGAGCGAGCTCTGGGACCGCGCCATCCCTCACGAGAAGTACGAGATCCACTGACCTGACATGGCACGATCCCCCCACTCCGGGGCCCAGGAAGTCCGCGAGCGCGTCGCCTCTCGCCTCCTCGGCCTGCGCACCCGCGCAGGCCTGTCGGGCGTCGAGCTGGCGGCACGCTGCGGCTGGTCCCCATCGAAGGTGTCACGCATCGAGCGCGCCCTGACCGCTCCGTCCCTCGCGGACATCCAGGCCTGGTGCGGCGCCACCCAGGCCGAGAGCGCAGTCGCGGAGGAGCTCGCCGACGCCACGGCGGAGGCGAACATCCTCTATCGGGAGTGGCGAGAGCGGCAGCGCCACGGCCTGAGGGTCTTCCAGGACGAGGCCATGACTGTCGCGGAGCGCACCCGCGTCCAGCGGGTCTACTGCGCCAACCTTCTGCCCGGCTTCTTCCAGACCGCGGACTACACCGCGGCCGTGCTGCGCACCTGGGTCCGCGTCGAAGGCATCCCCGACGATGTGGACCAGGCGGTCGCGCGGCGTGCTGAGCGTGCTCGCCTGCTGCGGTCGCCCGAGCACCGCTTCGTCGTGGTCGTCGAGCAGGCCGTCCTGTCCTTCGTGATCGGTGGCCCGGCCGCGATGCGAGACCAGCTCACGCACCTGATCGCAGTCTCGCGGCTGCCGGCCATTCGGCTGGGGATCATCCCGGCCGGGGTCGACCGCTCACCCCACTCCATGCTCCCGTTGGAGTCCTTCTACCTCTTCGACTCCCGCGCGGTCATGGTCGAGCTGGTCACCGCGCAGCTCGACATCACGGCCCGGCACGAAGTGGCGCTCTACGAGCGCTGCTTCGCGGAGCTGGAGAGCCTCGCTGTGTACGGGCGGGACGCCCGTGACCTGATCGCCGGAGCACGGGCAGGCATCTCGGCCTAGTCGGCGCAGGCGTGCAAAACGGTGCAAGAAAGTTGAGATGTCCTCAGCAGTAGCCGCACCGTGGTCGGGACGGAATCCACGCCCGGAAGCGAGGACCAAGCCGATGAGCCACGCGCACGCCCCTGCACCGCCGCCGGAGACCACACTGTCCCGCCCTGCCGCCTCCGGCCTCGCGAGCTCGCCTCAGCCCGACCCGGTGCTCGACCGCGCGATTTGGAAGAGGCTGCGTGCTGCGGCCCGGCTGGGCAATCTCCAGCCCGAGGGAGCCCTGATCGTCCAGGAGCTGCACGAGCAGTACCCCGAGTGGCGCGAGCAGTGGTCTCGGTGAGCCAGGGCGAAGCCCGCCCTGGCACCCCCGCGGACGACGCAGGGGCGCCGTCCTGGCCGCCAGCCTCATACTCAGCGGCGGCCGACTGGTGCCCGAACTGCGACTTCCCACTCAACCGCGCTGAGCAGCATGGGCGTTGCCTCGGCTACATCGTCGGCGCTCCCGGGCTCCCGTTGTGCTCCTGCCCGTGCACGGAGCCGCGCCGCGCTGCTGCAGCGACGCGCAAGCCCGATGCCCAAGGCGTCGTTGTAAACAGTTCGCAGGCCACAGAAGGATCAACCAGTACGGCCCGTACGGCCCCCTCTGGATGTCACGCCTAAAGCCATGCAGGAGGAATTTTCGGTGCAACGGGATGGATCCTCTTAGCCATTCTGCTAATTGGAGGGTTCTTCGCCTACCTCATCTGGTTCGCAGCAGCGTCACCACCAACTGAGCGAGCCGGTTCCCGAGGGCGGGAACCGGACCCGGGTGCTCTGGCGAACCCCAGAGCACGGTCTGCCGGACGCGGAGACGGGCCACGGCCCCGACGGATCGCGTCGGGGCCGCGCGGCGTGTCAGCCGGGGAGCAGGTCGGGCATCAGGTCGTAGACCTGTTCGGCGCTGGCCGGGTCGCTGTCCAGGCAGGCCTGCAGGTCGGCGCGGGCCGCGTCGGGGCGGTCCAGAAGCATCAGGCAGCGTGCGCGCTGGAGCCGCGCGTCCGCGTCGTCCTCCGAGTCGAGGAGGGCGTCCAGCAGCTTGACCGCGTCGTCGTACCGCTGCGCGTCGTGGTAGACCAGCGCGAGGTTGAAACGGACCCCCGGGTCCTCGGACAGCGCGGCCGCCCGCTCCAGATCCGCCGTGGCGCGGCCGAGATCGCCCTCCTGGTAGGCGAGCTCCCCGCGCAGCGCCCACGCCTGGCCGCATGCGGGGTCCGCTGCCAGCGCGGCGGCGTACGCCTGCTCCGCAGCGGCGGGGTCGGTCTCCGCCAGCACGCTGCCCTTCAGGCAGAGCAGCTGCGGATCGTCGGGCGACAGGGCCAGCCCCGCCTCGGCGTCGTGGAGCGCGGCGTGGGCGTCCCCGAACTGGGCCAGCAGCGCGCCGCGGTTGAGGTGGGCCGAGGGGAAGGCCGGGTCCAGCCGCAGCACGTAGCCGAGGTCGGCCACGGCGCCGTCGAGGTCGCCCAGTTCGGTGCGGACGTCGCTGCGGTTGAAGTACGCCTCAGGAAACGGCGGCGACAGGCGGACGGCCTGGTCGTAGTCGGTCAGCGCGTGCTCCAGCTCACCCAGTTGGCGGTGGAGCATGCCGCGGTCGAACCAGTACTCGGCGTAGTTGGGGTCCCGCTCGATCACCGCGGTGTAATCGGCGACGGCGTCCTCGAAACGCTTCAGGCCCGCGTACACCTGCGCGCGGTTGTACCGCAGCACCGAGCGGTGCAGCGCGTGCTCGTCGGCCTCCAGGGTCTCGTCCAGGCGGGCCATGCAGGTGTCCAGGAGGGTCAGGGCCTCCTGCAGCCGACCCTGGTGAACCTCCACCAGCGCCAGCCCGTTGCGGTTGAACACCGTGAGCGCCTCGCGCTCCTTCGGGTCCGGGGCCCACCTGGCGAACGCGATGGCCTGGTTGGCCCAGGCGCGGGCCACGTCGTGGTCGCGCCGGTCCTCCTCGAAGTGCCGCGTGTACAGCATCGCGGTCGCGTACGCCGCCTGCATGTGCACCTCGGGCGCGCTGCTGAGGGTGCGTGCCTCGTCGTAGAGCGGAAGCGCGCGTTCGGGCAGTCCCAGCGCGGCGAAGGAGGTGGTCATCTTGGTGGTGAACGCCCACCAGTGATCCGGGTGGCTCAGGTGGTCGACCAGCAGCCGTCCGCGCTCACCGAGGTCCACGACGGCGTGGTAGTAGCCGAGGTCCATGCAGTAGTCGAGGGCGTGCCGCAGCGCGTCGGCCCCGGTGTCGGCCGGGGCCGAGCCGTGCTGGGCGTGCCACGGGACGGCGCCGAGCAGGAGCGACGCCTGACCGGTCGCCTCAAGTTCGGCCCGGCGCCGGTCGTGCAGCGCCGCGCGCTCGGCCGGCGGGAGCTCCTGGTAGGCGACCAGAACCGCGGGGTCGTCGTCGGTGCCGTCGCCTGCGACGTAGCAAGCAGCCCGCTCCATGCCCGTCACGGCGTCAGCGTCGGCCTCCGGTTCCGGTTCCGCTTCGATGAGCGCGCAGTGGGCTTCGAGCGCCGTGGGAAGCGTCTCCGGTCCGGGGCCGACGGGGATCTCCAGCGGTTCGCCGTCCGTGGTGACGACCACACGGAGCCGCTCCGGGGGGACGCGGCGCAGCAACACGGCCAGGAACTCCGCGTCCGTCGGATCCGCCCGGTGGGCGTCACCGACCACGAGGGCCCGAGGGCCCGCGTCGAGAGCGCCCAGGTACTCCTCGACGAACTCGACCAGACCGTGGGCGATGCGCAGGGTCCGCAGCGGAGAGTAGAAGCGGGTGCGTTCCTTCGGCACGGCCAGCGAGGTCAGCGTCTCGCGTGTCGCGGGCACCACGTCGCGCAGTTCCGGGGTGGTCGAAAGGATCTCGATGTCATGACGGGCCACCACCTCGGGACAGCGTTCGAGCGCGTCAGGGACCAGCGCCCGCAGGATCGCCCCTGCCGCCGTGTAGGGGCCGCGCAGTCGCCGGTGGGCGCTGACCTCGGCGAGCACAGGCGGGAGGTCGAGTCCCCGACGCGCCCTGACGCGTTCCGTCCCCAGCTGAGCCCTGATCCACAGATGACGATGCTCCGGCATGGCAGGACTGCCTTTCGTGCGACGAGGTGAACGGAACGGTGAGAACGAGCGGGGGTCAGGCCGGTCGCGCCAGGCCGCCGGTGGCGCCCTGCGCCGCGCGGCGTTCCCGGAAAGCCAGCCAGAGCACCGCGAGGCCCTCGCCCACGGCCAGGGCCGTCAGGGTGAAGGAGTCCAGTTGCGCGGCCGTCGAGACGTGTCCGGAGAAGCGGTGCCAGATGTCGTGCGCGAAGCGGGCGAAGGTCGGCACCAGTACGCCGAGGAACATGGCGAGCGTGAAGGTGTAGCCGACGAGCATCAGCCAGGAGTACCAGCGCGCGGCCCGCAGGTCGGCAGCGCCGTGGCGGGACAGGTCGACGGGCGGGCGCCGACCGGTGATCCGGCGGAACCGGTTGCGGAGCAGGTCCGCCGAGGCGGCGTGCAGGTCCTGGCAGCCCAGCACCGTGACGAGCAGCACGTAGACGTCGGTGCGGAGGTAGAAGAATCCCTGCCAGGCGATACGCAGCACCGTCGCGTAGGACAGCGCCAGGCAGAGCGGAGCGACCACGCCGCCGGTTCGCCAGGTCAGGTCGGCGACCAGCGTGAGCACGTCCACCGCCAGCAGGTCGGCGAGAACGCCGGCGAGAATGGGCAGGTACCGGCGGCGGCGCGGCACGGTGACCAGTCCGTCGAGGGAGGTCTCCAGCACCAGATAGGTGAGGCGGCGTGCGACCGACAGCCGGGAGCGCAGGCCCAGCCGGCGACCGGCCAGGGCGTGGAAGGCCTCGTGCAGGGCCATCAGCGGTGCCTGACCGGCGAACAGCATCAGGACGATCAGGGAGTAGTACGGGGTGAAGAAGAGGTGGTCGGTGCGCGGCAGCAGCCGCGGCGACCTGATCGTCTCGACGAGCGCGGCGACCGTGAGCGCGGCGTAGGCGGCCATCGCCGGCCGGCTGAACAGCGCGGTCCCGAGCCGCTGCCAGCGCACTGGGGCGACCTCGCCGGGTTCAGGCGCGTCGGCCTCCCGCACGAAGCCGAGCTCCCGCAGTCCGTCGAGCAGGTCGGCGATGTCGACGTCCTCGCCGTACTCCTGCCGGTAGCGCTGCGCCGCCTCGCGGGGGGTGAGCCCGTCCCCGAGCATCCGCACCAGGGCGGCGCCGTCCGGCGGGAGCACCGCGTAGGTCTCCGTGGCGGCACAGCCGACGGTGACCTCGTCTCCCTCCTCCAGATACACCAGCTGATGGAGCGCCACCGGCTCGTCCAGCGTCACAGGGATCCTTCCAGAGCGTGCCGACGGGATGGACGGCCGAGACGGCCGGGTGCCGGCCACGGTGGAGACCGCTGCGGCCGGCACCCTCACCCGTCGGGGTGTGATCAGTTGGGCTGGACGCACGTCCACGGGAAGTACAGCGGGCGCGCCGCGGTGGTGAGGCGAACCGGACCAGCCTTGCGGAGACCGATCTTCTTCATGGCTTTCTCCTTTCGGTGGACAGGAGTGCAATTCCAGAAATAGGCACGGAGAAAGACAAAGAAAATCCCCCGCGCATATTCCTGTGGACATGCCAATCATGGTGAAGGCGGCGTGAACTGTCAATAGCACAAGGGTTGTCGACACTCAGCCGATCTATTCCGACCCCACCCCAGGCAGTGAAACCGGCGATATTGCCGGTCGAATTCGATTTTGCCGATCGTTATTGCCGCCGCATTACCGGCCCTGCCGTGTTTAACCGCAGCCGACCGCCGGAAAGCTTGCCGCGACGGCGGTTCCCTGGCCGAGGCCGCGCTCCCGACCAGGCCACGAGCCGTCCGCGAGCGCCGCGTCGGCAACGAAGGGCCCCGACGCCGTGCCCGGCGTCGGGGCCTT
This genomic interval from Streptacidiphilus rugosus AM-16 contains the following:
- a CDS encoding DUF6879 family protein; this translates as MQPNWADLIGTANEHARHLELRDRYLVPDEEVEFQAWRGDGTLDVDPDGDGWSRWTGIVRSALNRGCSVQRLRIVSEPVTEYTRWLHAITAANIAAGEQVRWLPRAMARDLLIPAEDLWLFDDHTVAFNELDGDGNSHGWDLRTDPPLAVRMCVAWSELWDRAIPHEKYEIH
- a CDS encoding Scr1 family TA system antitoxin-like transcriptional regulator; protein product: MARSPHSGAQEVRERVASRLLGLRTRAGLSGVELAARCGWSPSKVSRIERALTAPSLADIQAWCGATQAESAVAEELADATAEANILYREWRERQRHGLRVFQDEAMTVAERTRVQRVYCANLLPGFFQTADYTAAVLRTWVRVEGIPDDVDQAVARRAERARLLRSPEHRFVVVVEQAVLSFVIGGPAAMRDQLTHLIAVSRLPAIRLGIIPAGVDRSPHSMLPLESFYLFDSRAVMVELVTAQLDITARHEVALYERCFAELESLAVYGRDARDLIAGARAGISA
- a CDS encoding tetratricopeptide repeat protein; this translates as MPEHRHLWIRAQLGTERVRARRGLDLPPVLAEVSAHRRLRGPYTAAGAILRALVPDALERCPEVVARHDIEILSTTPELRDVVPATRETLTSLAVPKERTRFYSPLRTLRIAHGLVEFVEEYLGALDAGPRALVVGDAHRADPTDAEFLAVLLRRVPPERLRVVVTTDGEPLEIPVGPGPETLPTALEAHCALIEAEPEPEADADAVTGMERAACYVAGDGTDDDPAVLVAYQELPPAERAALHDRRRAELEATGQASLLLGAVPWHAQHGSAPADTGADALRHALDYCMDLGYYHAVVDLGERGRLLVDHLSHPDHWWAFTTKMTTSFAALGLPERALPLYDEARTLSSAPEVHMQAAYATAMLYTRHFEEDRRDHDVARAWANQAIAFARWAPDPKEREALTVFNRNGLALVEVHQGRLQEALTLLDTCMARLDETLEADEHALHRSVLRYNRAQVYAGLKRFEDAVADYTAVIERDPNYAEYWFDRGMLHRQLGELEHALTDYDQAVRLSPPFPEAYFNRSDVRTELGDLDGAVADLGYVLRLDPAFPSAHLNRGALLAQFGDAHAALHDAEAGLALSPDDPQLLCLKGSVLAETDPAAAEQAYAAALAADPACGQAWALRGELAYQEGDLGRATADLERAAALSEDPGVRFNLALVYHDAQRYDDAVKLLDALLDSEDDADARLQRARCLMLLDRPDAARADLQACLDSDPASAEQVYDLMPDLLPG